The Ooceraea biroi isolate clonal line C1 chromosome 1, Obir_v5.4, whole genome shotgun sequence genome has a window encoding:
- the LOC113562103 gene encoding uncharacterized protein LOC113562103 — MYCVSIIFFSLCILRMIFADQSLLYLDEIRSLSELPMDKLIRIKSSFGSGNGITNENENENEEIASSRTIPVTLPMALPLKRSNNNKKPIRRYEDHYDEKGKDTKISKIFQLAVTALSFLAFGGYLLTLIISAIRRNNGNNGTNGNNVLIFSNLQTAQKYNRPKRNILIFDPMENNFETDKLYEGMIMLSRSYALYN, encoded by the exons ATGTATTGTGTctcgataatatttttttcactttgcATCTTGAGAATGATATTCGCAGATCAGTCGCTCTTATATCTAGATGAGATTCGCAGTTTGAGCGAATTGCCGATGGACAAACTGATTCGAATAAAATCTTCTTTTGGAAGTGGAAATG GCATTACTAATGAaaacgagaacgagaacgaaGAAATCGCGTCCAGTAGAACAATACCGGTGACACTGCCAATGGCTTTGCCACTAAAaagaagtaataataataagaaaccTATACGCCGATACGAGGACCATTATGATGAGAAGGGCAAAGACACGAAAATCTCAAAGATCTTTCAGCTAGCAGTAACCGCGCTCTCGTTTCTCGCATTTGGTGGCTACCTTCTCACGCTTATAATATCGGCAATTAGGCGCAATAATGGAAACAATGGAACCAATGGAAATAACGTTCTTATATTTtcg aatttgCAAACTGCGCAAAAATATAATCGTCccaaacgaaatattttaatatttgatccGATGGAAAATAACTTTGAAACGGACAAGCTCTACGAGGGAATGATTATGCTTTCAAGAAGTTATGCCTTGtacaattaa
- the LOC105283317 gene encoding centrosomal protein of 164 kDa isoform X1: MSISQDSAATIVCREVFDETSHPTNEELLEYAKRLGIDPDAEPQLLDLAREGLMAALPKGWSPCFHEASGAWYYYQASTGTTTWEHPLDEVYRGLVEQARAGNKRQMSLEEDSKATAKDLESHEDVTLPKETVTPRDTTPTTPKETTTKESGAHPKPGMAGTKIPMKLAPLRKLERLDGSRRKDRPSSFDRLQSRRESDSKSDNMSLSSDRAARDYTNLKFQDPRFYECPKLLETSGTTTTTTTTTTAPAKKELDLKEVLKRSESLSPWHEKDWEQLSSKFSSEENIIDIDKLSASTLARPEKLEKFDKEKHPSQLGQQKELTLSGGGSMFLKSNRSRDTTPSQDGGKLEDFRTLTISDEMINNTVGDRPKSILREKQLEDDDRPLDEERKSVRFDLEKEINIKFTYSESEEDWESESEDKNPRTSAVISNKITGSILSPPINKPISQDVEDENEADNKNDCPEKNEKDRDRADPEINRRRLSLEKLESMSKNAKIVGRRFLVQNVSENEHRSQMTRNSLERDSSLDCLSNKLSEKVKNIDLMSKSETDCSTIKSSDSEEIRRARSIIEKARQVANRLSNRQIDDDESSDVSRVGQTYAQKERFVRPKLEYSRSIDDMKVKLNREYEREIEAFKIELEIKLQERKKELEENFTQQKILIQQFLDQRLEDVKQEMTQKEEQEIQELIAEMDQVRMENLKKVRTELEVCYEKEKLEMLTNLKTELDERRRELLELRNQEMGKLENEHERDLGEEKLAKLNEYELKKQHTERIEALKKELEKEFEDLRNELRMQQREKITKFTEDHDQCLAEILRDFRMDESLARKMYKERLEEIRSDFARDAEKEARKQTERVLQQESIDFEKLRCEKRLLQDKYTALKEKYMKLKNDVRLAVERRSRRKEGYTTASETERSASTRTRTEKTESSEQNTPLRNAHSSPVANAKSQECQSASEHIDDEQNDQTDNSRSQKGAAAGFQTHSAADSTKDAAKFESDDTTTASEMNASMMMMKKKKSFSKKATSGAGRSSGSNNNNLENPVENIRKQLKKLEDLGDQLPSNETAYTVRYPFQDKAPANASSELEFFRHRIHVERDSVRRAREALRQQRSAFQGRQRAWKQRSARATLEQLVQEERELSDMEVSLHRTKSLLGEKVIHLRHLERSLERVTSDKRNENDASSIKNDEMTLSDMSSASSGFSSTDLGTDTFIDKPDHYQESTEIIASLENLNSEIREIWDVLNKRQDSNVHPTPALMYSYLRWLRFHHLTAQPNSMQGAFGTPNIQSNILSQLTAAQHPTTTTQNIIAQYGPNSGFTTSVGTVERNAPNLMERTRNLRDWLRQARVETTDLISPGQATL, translated from the exons ATGAGCATCTCTCAAGACAGCGCCGCTACCATCGTGTGCAGGGAGGTGTTCGACGAGACCTCACATCCGACGAACGAAG AGTTGCTGGAATATGCAAAACGTCTGGGAATTGATCCCGATGCGGAACCGCAGCTTCTGGATTTGGCTCGCGAGGGTCTCATGGCGGCCCTGCCCAAAGGCTGGTCTCCGTGCTTTCACGAGGCCAGCGGGGCCTGGTATTACTACCAAGCATCCACCGGTACCACTACCTGGGAGCATCCCCTGGACGAAGTTTACCGGGGACTCGTGGAGCAAGCTAGGGCTGGAAACAAGCGGCAAATGAGCCTCG AGGAAGATTCGAAGGCCACGGCAAAAGACCTCGAGTCTCACGAGGACGTCACTCTGCCGAAGGAAACCGTCACTCCGCGAGATACTACGCCCACTACCCCGAAGGAGACCACCACCAAGGAGAGTGGTGCGCATCCCAAACCCGGCATGGCCGGAACAAAAATACCGATGAAACTAGCGCCTCTGCGTAAACTGGAGAGGCTCGACGGCTCGCGCAGGAAGGATCGTCCGTCGTCCTTCGACAGGCTGCAGTCGAGGCGAGAGAGCGACTCCAAGTCCGACAACATGTCCCTGTCGAGCGACCGCGCGGCTCGGGACTACACGAACCTGAAGTTCCAAGACCCAAGGTTCTACGAATGCCCAAAACTGTTGGAGACGAGCGGTACCACGACcacgacgaccacgacgactACGGCACCTGCGAAGAAGGAGCTGGATCTCAAAGAGGTGCTGAAGAGGTCGGAGTCCCTGAGCCCGTGGCACGAGAAGGACTGGGAGCAGTTGTCGAGCAAGTTCAGCTCCGAGGAGAACATAATCGACATCGACAAGCTCAGCGCCAGCACGCTGGCCAGGCCCGAGAAGCTCGAGAAGTTTGACAAAGAGAAACATCCGAGCCAGCTGGGCCAGCAGAAGGAGCTGACGCTTAGCGGGGGTGGCTCGATGTTTCTGAAGAGCAACAGGAGTAGAGACACCACGCCCAGCCAGGACGGCGGCAAGTTGGAGGATTTTCGGACGTTGACCATCTCCGACGAGATGATCAATAACACTGTCGGTGATAGGCCCAAGTCTATTTTAAGGGAGAAACAATTGGAGGATG ATGACCGACCATTGGACGAAGAGCGCAAGAGCGTGCGCTTCGACCTGGAAAAGGAGATCAATATCAAGTTCACGTACTCCGAGTCCGAGGAGGATTGGGAATCCGAATCCGAGGATAAAAATCCGCGGACATCGGCCGTAATCAGCAATAAAATTACCGGTTCCATTCTATCGCCGCCAATCAACAAGCCGATCTCGCAAGATGTCGAAGACGAGAACGAAGCCGACAACAAGAACGACTGTCCCGAGAAGAACGAGAAGGACCGCGACAGGGCGGATCCGGAGATCAACAGGCGGCGTCTGTCGCTGGAGAAGCTCGAGTCGATGTCGAAGAATGCGAAGATCGTCGGCAGGCGATTCCTCGTGCAGAACGTTTCGGAGAACGAGCATCGCAGTCAGATGACGAGGAACAGCCTGGAGAGAGACAGCAGTCTGGACTGCCTGTCGAACAAACTGAGCGAGAAGGTGAAGAACATCGACCTGATGTCGAAGAGTGAGACGGACTGCAGCACCATAAAGAGCAGCGACTCCGAAGAGATACGCAGAGCAAGGTCGATCATCGAGAAAGCGAGGCAAGTGGCGAATCGTTTGTCAAATCGACAAATCGACGACGATGAGTCGTCCGACGTGTCAAGGGTGGGCCAAACTTACGCGCAGAAGGAACGGTTTGTTCGGCCCAAGCTCGAGTACTCGCGCAGCATCGATGACATGAAGGTGAAACTGAACCGGGAatacgagagagagatcgaagCTTTCAAGATCGAACTCGAGATCAAGCTgcaggagagaaagaaggagctCGAGGAGAACTTCACGCAGCAGAAGATTCTCATACAGCAATTCTTGGATCAGAGGTTGGAAGACGTGAAGCAAGAAATGACGCAGAAG gaAGAACAAGAGATTCAAGAGTTGATCGCCGAGATGGATCAGGTCAGGATGGAGAACCTGAAGAAAGTCCGTACAGAATTGGAGGTCTGCTACGAAAAAGAGAAGCTAGAGATGTTAACTAATCTAAAAACGGAACTCgacgagagaagaagagagctTCTGGAGCTGAGGAATCAAGAAATGGGTAAACTGGAGAACGAGCACGAGCGTGACCTCGGCGAGGAGAAGCTTGCGAAGTTAAACGAATACGAGTTGAAGAAACAGCACACCGAGAGGATCGAGGCCTTGAAGAAGGAGCTGGAGAAGGAGTTCGAGGATTTACGAAACGAATTAAGAATGCAGCAACGAGAGAAGATCACCAAGTTCACCGAAGATCACGATCAGTGCCTAGCTGAGATTCTTCGTGATTTCAGAATGGAC GAATCTCTCGCCCGTAAGATGTACAAGGAGCGTCTGGAGGAAATCCGCTCGGACTTCGCGCGCGACGCCGAGAAAGAAGCAAGGAAGCAGACGGAGCGGGTGCTGCAGCAGGAAAGCATCGACTTCGAGAAGTTGCGCTGCGAGAAACGGCTGTTGCAGGACAAGTACACGGCGCTCAAGGAGAAGTACATGAAGCTGAAGAATGACGTTCGCCTTGCGGTCGAaaggaggagcaggaggaaaGAGGGATACACCACGGCCTCGGAGACCGAGAGATCGGCGTCGACCAGGACGAGGACGGAGAAGACCGAATCGTCGGAACAAAA TACTCCGCTGAGGAACGCGCACTCGAGCCCGGTAGCAAACGCGAAATCGCAGGAGTGTCagagcgcgagcgagcacaTCGATGACGAGCAGAACGATCAGACGGACAACTCGAGGAGTCAGAAGGGAGCGGCCGCAGGGTTTCAGACACACAGCGCCGCTGATTCGACGAAGGATGCAGCGAAATTCGAGTCCGACGATACTACCACCGCGAGCGAGATGAACGCCAgcatgatgatgatgaagaagaagaaaagcttCAGCAAGAAGGCCACGTCGGGCGCAGGTCGCTCAAGTGGCAGCAATAACAACAACCTGGAGAACCCCGTGGAGAACATCAGGAAACAGCTGAAGAAGCTGGAGGACCTCGGCGACCAGCTGCCGAGTAACGAAACGGCCTATACAGTGCGATATCCTTTCCAAGATAAAG CGCCAGCGAACGCCTCTTCGGAGCTGGAGTTCTTCCGACACCGGATCCATGTAGAGAGGGACTCGGTGAGGAGGGCTCGCGAGGCGCTGAGACAACAGAGAAGTGCCTTTCAGGGTAGGCAAAGGGCGTGGAAACAACGGAGTGCGAGGGCCACTTTGGAACAACTGGTGCAG GAGGAACGTGAGCTCTCCGACATGGAGGTAAGTCTGCATCGCACCAAAAGCCTCCTAGGCGAGAAGGTCATACATCTGAGACACTTGGAACGGTCTCTGGAACGAGTGACGAGCGACAAGCGGAACGAGAACGACGCGTCTTCCATAAAGAACGATGAAATGACACTGAGCGACATGTCGAGCGCTAGCAGCGGTTTCAGCTCGACTGATTTAGGAACCGACACTTTTATAG ATAAGCCGGATCATTATCAAGAGTCGACCGAGATCATCGCGAGTTTAGAGAACCTCAACTCGGAGATACGAGAGATTTGGGACGTCTTGAACAAGCGCCAAGACAGCAACGTACATCCAACACCGGCTCTCATGTACTCTTATCTGCGATGGCTGCGGTTTCATCATCTCACCGCGCAGCCTAATAGTATGCAAG GTGCCTTTGGTACTCCGAACATACAGTCTAACATCCTGTCTCAATTGACCGCTGCGCAACATCCTACTACTACGACACAGAACATCATCGCCCAGTACGGTCCTAACAGCGGCTTTACCACTAGCGTCGGTACGGTCGAGAGAAACGCCCCGAACTTGATGGAAAGGACCAGAAACCTCAGGGATTGGCTGCGCCAGGCTCGCGTCGAGACCACCGACTTGATCAGCCCGGGTCAGGCGACTCTTTAA
- the LOC105283317 gene encoding centrosomal protein of 164 kDa isoform X2: MSISQDSAATIVCREVFDETSHPTNEELLEYAKRLGIDPDAEPQLLDLAREGLMAALPKGWSPCFHEASGAWYYYQASTGTTTWEHPLDEVYRGLVEQARAGNKRQMSLEEDSKATAKDLESHEDVTLPKETVTPRDTTPTTPKETTTKESGAHPKPGMAGTKIPMKLAPLRKLERLDGSRRKDRPSSFDRLQSRRESDSKSDNMSLSSDRAARDYTNLKFQDPRFYECPKLLETSGTTTTTTTTTTAPAKKELDLKEVLKRSESLSPWHEKDWEQLSSKFSSEENIIDIDKLSASTLARPEKLEKFDKEKHPSQLGQQKELTLSGGGSMFLKSNRSRDTTPSQDGGKLEDFRTLTISDEMINNTVGDRPKSILREKQLEDDDRPLDEERKSVRFDLEKEINIKFTYSESEEDWESESEDKNPRTSAVISNKITGSILSPPINKPISQDVEDENEADNKNDCPEKNEKDRDRADPEINRRRLSLEKLESMSKNAKIVGRRFLVQNVSENEHRSQMTRNSLERDSSLDCLSNKLSEKVKNIDLMSKSETDCSTIKSSDSEEIRRARSIIEKARQVANRLSNRQIDDDESSDVSRVGQTYAQKERFVRPKLEYSRSIDDMKVKLNREYEREIEAFKIELEIKLQERKKELEENFTQQKILIQQFLDQRLEDVKQEMTQKEEQEIQELIAEMDQVRMENLKKVRTELEVCYEKEKLEMLTNLKTELDERRRELLELRNQEMGKLENEHERDLGEEKLAKLNEYELKKQHTERIEALKKELEKEFEDLRNELRMQQREKITKFTEDHDQCLAEILRDFRMDESLARKMYKERLEEIRSDFARDAEKEARKQTERVLQQESIDFEKLRCEKRLLQDKYTALKEKYMKLKNDVRLAVERRSRRKEGYTTASETERSASTRTRTEKTESSEQNTPLRNAHSSPVANAKSQECQSASEHIDDEQNDQTDNSRSQKGAAAGFQTHSAADSTKDAAKFESDDTTTASEMNASMMMMKKKKSFSKKATSGAGRSSGSNNNNLENPVENIRKQLKKLEDLGDQLPSNETAYTVRYPFQDKAPANASSELEFFRHRIHVERDSVRRAREALRQQRSAFQGRQRAWKQRSARATLEQLVQEERELSDMEVSLHRTKSLLGEKVIHLRHLERSLERVTSDKRNENDASSIKNDEMTLSDMSSASSGFSSTDLGTDTFIVCCWKSR; this comes from the exons ATGAGCATCTCTCAAGACAGCGCCGCTACCATCGTGTGCAGGGAGGTGTTCGACGAGACCTCACATCCGACGAACGAAG AGTTGCTGGAATATGCAAAACGTCTGGGAATTGATCCCGATGCGGAACCGCAGCTTCTGGATTTGGCTCGCGAGGGTCTCATGGCGGCCCTGCCCAAAGGCTGGTCTCCGTGCTTTCACGAGGCCAGCGGGGCCTGGTATTACTACCAAGCATCCACCGGTACCACTACCTGGGAGCATCCCCTGGACGAAGTTTACCGGGGACTCGTGGAGCAAGCTAGGGCTGGAAACAAGCGGCAAATGAGCCTCG AGGAAGATTCGAAGGCCACGGCAAAAGACCTCGAGTCTCACGAGGACGTCACTCTGCCGAAGGAAACCGTCACTCCGCGAGATACTACGCCCACTACCCCGAAGGAGACCACCACCAAGGAGAGTGGTGCGCATCCCAAACCCGGCATGGCCGGAACAAAAATACCGATGAAACTAGCGCCTCTGCGTAAACTGGAGAGGCTCGACGGCTCGCGCAGGAAGGATCGTCCGTCGTCCTTCGACAGGCTGCAGTCGAGGCGAGAGAGCGACTCCAAGTCCGACAACATGTCCCTGTCGAGCGACCGCGCGGCTCGGGACTACACGAACCTGAAGTTCCAAGACCCAAGGTTCTACGAATGCCCAAAACTGTTGGAGACGAGCGGTACCACGACcacgacgaccacgacgactACGGCACCTGCGAAGAAGGAGCTGGATCTCAAAGAGGTGCTGAAGAGGTCGGAGTCCCTGAGCCCGTGGCACGAGAAGGACTGGGAGCAGTTGTCGAGCAAGTTCAGCTCCGAGGAGAACATAATCGACATCGACAAGCTCAGCGCCAGCACGCTGGCCAGGCCCGAGAAGCTCGAGAAGTTTGACAAAGAGAAACATCCGAGCCAGCTGGGCCAGCAGAAGGAGCTGACGCTTAGCGGGGGTGGCTCGATGTTTCTGAAGAGCAACAGGAGTAGAGACACCACGCCCAGCCAGGACGGCGGCAAGTTGGAGGATTTTCGGACGTTGACCATCTCCGACGAGATGATCAATAACACTGTCGGTGATAGGCCCAAGTCTATTTTAAGGGAGAAACAATTGGAGGATG ATGACCGACCATTGGACGAAGAGCGCAAGAGCGTGCGCTTCGACCTGGAAAAGGAGATCAATATCAAGTTCACGTACTCCGAGTCCGAGGAGGATTGGGAATCCGAATCCGAGGATAAAAATCCGCGGACATCGGCCGTAATCAGCAATAAAATTACCGGTTCCATTCTATCGCCGCCAATCAACAAGCCGATCTCGCAAGATGTCGAAGACGAGAACGAAGCCGACAACAAGAACGACTGTCCCGAGAAGAACGAGAAGGACCGCGACAGGGCGGATCCGGAGATCAACAGGCGGCGTCTGTCGCTGGAGAAGCTCGAGTCGATGTCGAAGAATGCGAAGATCGTCGGCAGGCGATTCCTCGTGCAGAACGTTTCGGAGAACGAGCATCGCAGTCAGATGACGAGGAACAGCCTGGAGAGAGACAGCAGTCTGGACTGCCTGTCGAACAAACTGAGCGAGAAGGTGAAGAACATCGACCTGATGTCGAAGAGTGAGACGGACTGCAGCACCATAAAGAGCAGCGACTCCGAAGAGATACGCAGAGCAAGGTCGATCATCGAGAAAGCGAGGCAAGTGGCGAATCGTTTGTCAAATCGACAAATCGACGACGATGAGTCGTCCGACGTGTCAAGGGTGGGCCAAACTTACGCGCAGAAGGAACGGTTTGTTCGGCCCAAGCTCGAGTACTCGCGCAGCATCGATGACATGAAGGTGAAACTGAACCGGGAatacgagagagagatcgaagCTTTCAAGATCGAACTCGAGATCAAGCTgcaggagagaaagaaggagctCGAGGAGAACTTCACGCAGCAGAAGATTCTCATACAGCAATTCTTGGATCAGAGGTTGGAAGACGTGAAGCAAGAAATGACGCAGAAG gaAGAACAAGAGATTCAAGAGTTGATCGCCGAGATGGATCAGGTCAGGATGGAGAACCTGAAGAAAGTCCGTACAGAATTGGAGGTCTGCTACGAAAAAGAGAAGCTAGAGATGTTAACTAATCTAAAAACGGAACTCgacgagagaagaagagagctTCTGGAGCTGAGGAATCAAGAAATGGGTAAACTGGAGAACGAGCACGAGCGTGACCTCGGCGAGGAGAAGCTTGCGAAGTTAAACGAATACGAGTTGAAGAAACAGCACACCGAGAGGATCGAGGCCTTGAAGAAGGAGCTGGAGAAGGAGTTCGAGGATTTACGAAACGAATTAAGAATGCAGCAACGAGAGAAGATCACCAAGTTCACCGAAGATCACGATCAGTGCCTAGCTGAGATTCTTCGTGATTTCAGAATGGAC GAATCTCTCGCCCGTAAGATGTACAAGGAGCGTCTGGAGGAAATCCGCTCGGACTTCGCGCGCGACGCCGAGAAAGAAGCAAGGAAGCAGACGGAGCGGGTGCTGCAGCAGGAAAGCATCGACTTCGAGAAGTTGCGCTGCGAGAAACGGCTGTTGCAGGACAAGTACACGGCGCTCAAGGAGAAGTACATGAAGCTGAAGAATGACGTTCGCCTTGCGGTCGAaaggaggagcaggaggaaaGAGGGATACACCACGGCCTCGGAGACCGAGAGATCGGCGTCGACCAGGACGAGGACGGAGAAGACCGAATCGTCGGAACAAAA TACTCCGCTGAGGAACGCGCACTCGAGCCCGGTAGCAAACGCGAAATCGCAGGAGTGTCagagcgcgagcgagcacaTCGATGACGAGCAGAACGATCAGACGGACAACTCGAGGAGTCAGAAGGGAGCGGCCGCAGGGTTTCAGACACACAGCGCCGCTGATTCGACGAAGGATGCAGCGAAATTCGAGTCCGACGATACTACCACCGCGAGCGAGATGAACGCCAgcatgatgatgatgaagaagaagaaaagcttCAGCAAGAAGGCCACGTCGGGCGCAGGTCGCTCAAGTGGCAGCAATAACAACAACCTGGAGAACCCCGTGGAGAACATCAGGAAACAGCTGAAGAAGCTGGAGGACCTCGGCGACCAGCTGCCGAGTAACGAAACGGCCTATACAGTGCGATATCCTTTCCAAGATAAAG CGCCAGCGAACGCCTCTTCGGAGCTGGAGTTCTTCCGACACCGGATCCATGTAGAGAGGGACTCGGTGAGGAGGGCTCGCGAGGCGCTGAGACAACAGAGAAGTGCCTTTCAGGGTAGGCAAAGGGCGTGGAAACAACGGAGTGCGAGGGCCACTTTGGAACAACTGGTGCAG GAGGAACGTGAGCTCTCCGACATGGAGGTAAGTCTGCATCGCACCAAAAGCCTCCTAGGCGAGAAGGTCATACATCTGAGACACTTGGAACGGTCTCTGGAACGAGTGACGAGCGACAAGCGGAACGAGAACGACGCGTCTTCCATAAAGAACGATGAAATGACACTGAGCGACATGTCGAGCGCTAGCAGCGGTTTCAGCTCGACTGATTTAGGAACCGACACTTTTATAG TCTGTTGTTGGAAATCTAGATAA
- the LOC105283346 gene encoding uncharacterized protein LOC105283346 has translation MRKQLPPMLIISDVLDKIKAGLQYASNYLETAKDIADLVSKSLGHKQKQKQKRGEDGNDDTKQPFGPSNLVSAFFRLIGFDSQKIVAVTINSVVFLAQMISSLFGLKTPQDNIARSMDGEKLAWDPLKFTLENRNEKIRNLVNQARDPNLPNQLIAGMSGADSACIRLLLCKSSPVIKAAQNSLGNKSRDHMRLTAWLPSKEEFETNSDECEDRHSDCSLFPSR, from the exons atGAGAAAACAATTACCTCCGATGCTTATAATTTCAGACGTtctggataaaataaaggcaGGATTGCAATACGCAAGTAACTATTTGGAAACGGCCAAGGACATTGCTGATTTGGTGTCCAAGAGTCTAGGCCATAAGCAGAAGCAAAAGCAGAAGCGTGGAGAAGATGGAAACGACGATACGAAACAACCATTTGGTCCGTCAAATCTCGTTTCCGCTTTCTTCCGACTCATCGGATTCGACTCGCAGAAAATTGTAGCGGTCACAATTAACAGCGTCGTATTCCTTGCACAAATG ATAAGTTCGCTCTTTGGATTGAAAACACCGCAAGATAATATCGCCAGAAGCATGGATGGCGAAAAACTGGCTTGGGATCCTCTAAAATTTACTTTGGAAAATAGGAATGAGAAG ATTCGTAATTTAGTCAATCAAGCGAGAGATCCGAATTTGCCGAATCAGCTGATAGCAGGAATGAGTGGTGCCGATTCTGCTTGCATTAGATTACTGTTGTGCAAATCGTCTCCGGTCATAAAAGCGGCACAAAACTCCCTCGGTAATAAATCGCGAGATCATATGAGGTTGACTGCGTGGCTACCATCTAAAGAGGAATTTGAAACGAACAGCGACGAATGCGAGGACAGACATTCTGATTGCAGTTTATTTCCTTCGCGGTAA